The Sphingobacterium bambusae genome includes a window with the following:
- a CDS encoding acyl-CoA thioesterase, which translates to MNFYTRKWIKPEDLNPNGSLFGGTLLRWIDEEAVIYAIVQLGNPHVVTKYISEINFVSSAKQGDIIEMGIEAVNFGRTSLTMRCVVRNKITRKIILSIDKLVFVNLDPDGNPTPHNKTEITYAYRD; encoded by the coding sequence ATGAATTTTTATACACGAAAATGGATTAAACCCGAGGATTTAAATCCGAACGGCTCTCTTTTTGGAGGAACATTGCTACGCTGGATTGACGAAGAAGCTGTCATTTATGCAATCGTGCAATTGGGCAATCCACATGTGGTGACGAAGTATATTTCCGAGATCAATTTTGTCAGTTCAGCGAAGCAGGGCGACATCATTGAGATGGGGATTGAAGCAGTTAATTTTGGACGAACTTCGTTGACCATGCGCTGTGTGGTTCGCAACAAAATCACCCGTAAGATTATCCTGTCCATTGACAAACTGGTGTTTGTCAACTTAGATCCTGACGGCAATCCTACGCCGCATAACAAGACCGAAATTACTTACGCATATCGCGATTAA
- a CDS encoding DUF3817 domain-containing protein yields MLRIFQQIALWEAISTVILFFVAMPLKYIAKIPEAVKVAGSIHGFLVVLFVVMLIMCWSEYKWTLKRVATYFVLSLIPIVSFWVERDLKKQIASKK; encoded by the coding sequence ATGTTACGCATATTTCAACAGATTGCCTTGTGGGAAGCCATATCTACGGTTATCCTCTTCTTTGTGGCCATGCCCTTAAAATATATTGCCAAAATTCCGGAAGCGGTCAAGGTTGCCGGATCAATACACGGTTTTTTGGTTGTATTGTTCGTCGTGATGCTAATTATGTGCTGGAGCGAATACAAATGGACGCTCAAGCGCGTGGCGACTTACTTCGTGCTGTCGCTTATTCCTATTGTATCGTTTTGGGTGGAGCGTGACCTTAAAAAGCAAATAGCTTCTAAAAAGTAG